Genomic segment of Gloeocapsa sp. PCC 7428:
ATTCACCTTCTTGTTGCGCAACGCACCCAGCAACGACTAACGTTAATTCGGGGTGTTCGTGTTTGCGCTTTGCTTGTCTACCAAGGTAAGAATAAACCTTCTGCTCGGCGTTATCTCGAATTGTACAAGTATTGTAAAGAACCAAATCTGCTTGATAGGGATCTTCTGACCACTCAAAGCCCATGTCTTCTAAAATGCCAGCCATCCGTTCCGAGTCGGCTTTGTTCATCTGGCAACCAAAAGTAGTGATGTGGTAGCGACGGTTAAAAGTGGTCATTGCGATCTAGTCAAAATAGAAGACAGCATCCAAATTTCAATTATAGATTTTTTGTTGGCAATGCTTGGCGACACTCATCTTAATACAGTTCATACTTAAGTAGCGTACACGCTAAAGCACCGTTATAGATGGGAATGCGCCGCGATGCTTTCAGTCCCACTTTTTTTGCTAGTTCTTTATTTCCTGTCAAAACAAACGCTGTCCAACCTTTGAAGCGTTGTTTAAACACATCGCCAAGCAATTTATAAAGTGTACCTAGTTCTTGAATATCTCCTAAACGTTCCCCATAAGGAGGGTTACAGAGAAGAACTCCGCAATCGGCTGGCGCTTCGAGGTGAGACAATTCTGTTTGAGCAAACCGAATTTGATGTTCAAGACCGCAGCGTTGGGCATTGCTACGTGCTTGAGTGAGGACATTCGGATCGCGATCGCTTCCCCAAATCGGTGCAGGCAATTTTGCTAATCTACTCTTTTGCGCTTCTGCGAGTAGCTGTTGCCATAACTGAGGGTCAAAATCAGGAAAGTTTTGCAAACTGAATTTTTGACGAAACAAACCTGGCGCAATATTCAAAGCTTTTAACGCCGCTTCGATGGGTAAGGTTCCTGAACCGCACAACGGATCTAAAAACGGTAGATTGGTATTCCACTCAACGATATCTAAAAGCGCCGCTGCAAGCGTTTCCTTAAGGGGTGCTGCACCCATTGCTTGGCGATAGCCGCGTCGATGCAAACTCGTACCAGAACTATCTAGACTGACAGTACAGCGATTTTGATGAATATGAACGTTAATCGCTACATCAGGATTTTGAACATCAACGCTCGATCTTTGACCTGATTTGCGGCGCTGTTGGTCTACGATGGCATTTTTGACCTGTAATGCGGTGAAGTGCGTGTGGTTGAGTTTTTGATTGCCGCCTGTACAGGTGACTGCTAATGTCCTGTCAGGCTGGAGGTACTCATCCCAAGTAATTTTTTGTATTTCTTGATAGAGAATATCTGAGTTAGGGCAGTCAAATTCCCCAATAGGTACGAGGACTCTAAAAATTGTTCTTGCCCAAAGATTCACGCGGTATAGCAGTGCGCGATCGCCAACAAAATGCACTCCAGTAAAGTCAGGACGCACCTCTTTCGCCCCTAAACGTTCTAACTCAGAGGCGGCAACGGGTTCTAGTCCGCGTTGCACGGTTGCAAAATAGCTATTCACATTCTTGAAACTAAGATGGGCAAAAGCCCATCCTAACAGTTACTCTTGCGGTTGTGTCATGAGCTTTTCTTTATCAAGTCTGCGCTTTCGGGCGTAAAGTTGAATCGTGGCTGCCATCGCAACAATCATCGCTAAAATACCCCACGCTGTAATATCGGTAGGTAAATTGTTTTTGAATACCGCCAGTAACACAATTGCGACAAGAAACACTGTAGGTGCTTCATTTAAAGCACGTAGCTGTTGACTACTCCAACGACACTCATTTTTTGCTAATTGCTTCATTAAGCGACTGCAATAGTGATGGTAGCCAATCAATAGGACGACAAATAGCAGTTTAATATGTAACCAACCTTGTTTGAGAACTTCCGGTTCCGTGCTGATTAACCCGATCGCCATTGCTACCGTTACCAGCATTCCTGGTGTAGTTATGATGTTATATAGCCGTTTTTCCATCAGCTGGTACTGATTTTTGAGAATTGTTTGGGCGGGTTCTGGTTGTTCATTCGCCTCAACGTGATAGATAAATAGGCGCACTAAGTAGAACAATCCGGCAAACCAAACAACAATACCGACAAGATGAAATGCTTTAAACCAGTAATAAGCCATATTCCTAAATCTTTGTTAAAATGTGGTCTTTTTCATTCGGGTACAAACCAAACTTTAAACCTGATAACTCTCTAAATTTTAGTTTTCTTTGAAACTCTTAATCTCACTCAACTCAAATCCTATTCACAATTCGTCTTTAGGATTTGTTAAGAAAAATAAAGACTTAAGTAATATTCTGGAAACTACGTATTGCTACTTGTAGAACAAATAACACCAGTCACTGATAAAGTCTACATTTTACGCAAGCGATCGCACTCCCTCTCACAATGCTTCATTAGTTAAAAATTACAACATTTATTATTAGAGATTGATTTTTTATGCTTCATCATATTTCAATTGCAGTTGATCGTCCACTTCATGTTGCTGACGTCTTAGCGCAAGTTTGTAACGGACAGTCACTTCCTTTTCCACCACATCCAGGGAGTTATATTGTACTTGCTGATGATGAGTATGGTACAGCAATTGAACTGTTTCCTACAGGAACTGAACTGATTCCTGGAGTTCAAGAAGCAGCATTTTCACACAATAGTTCATCTAGCCCCTTTACCGCCGTTCATGCAGCAATTTCAGTTCCGGTTAGTCGTGAAAAAATTGAAGACATTGGCGCGCGCGAAGGTTGGTTAGTTAGACAGAACAATCGCGGTCCATTTCATGTGATCGAATTCTGGGTAGAGAACAAACTAATGTTAGAATTTCTGCCGCCAGACCTCGCATTAGAATACTTAAACTTCATGCAACCACAGAACTGGAGAGCATTTCTTGATAATACAGTTCCCGCCGCGACCAAGTCGTAACTGCATCCACAAAGAGTTTCATGACAACATTAATCTTACTAAGTAGGTGGGCATAATTAAATGTCACACGTAACATTTGTCAGTAATGAATAATAGAGACTCTTTCTAATAGACCTCCTGCATGAATCACAGATGCCCTTCGACTCCCTTCAGGGCGATCTAAGCAAAGTGTCCCTTCGGACACTAAAACAAGATTTTTATGGCTAATTCCACCTCAGTGGAATTTTTTTTATTCAGCTGGCGAATTTATTCGCGATTCTCTTCACGCAGGAGGTTTATTCAATTTTACGCCGGTTTCCACGTACCATGAAACCCCATCGGAACTACGCTAGGTAATCCTAGGCGACAAATTGGAGGTTCAGTGAGGCGATCGCCAAATATCCAAACTTCACTACTATCAGTATTACCATCATAGACAATTGTAACGATCCAACCTCGATCGGGATTTTCGGGATCGGGAGCATAAATTGGTTCGGCGGGGTAGCGGTTTTCACCACAATCGGCGATCGCTAATGTTTGAATTTGATAGTCAAAACGCGCGATCGCCCCAAACATTTCTTTGCGAGGATCAATACTTGGGCGATGTACCGAAAGATAAATTTGCTGTGGTTCTTTTCCGACGGCGTGGGGAGGAATGACCGGAAATTCACAATGCCGATCTAAGATGTTTTGCATTACTCTCACTTTGCCAAGTCGCGGATCGAGACATATTTTCCACAGCGCACTTTTCGCAACAGTATGCGTTTCTCCTGTGGCGACTTCTTTGAGATATTGATTTGTTTGAAAATCTTCATAGCGGACAACATCAACGATAATATGACCGCGATCGTCTACGTAACCATTTGCAAAATGCCATTGATACCAAGCTTCAGTTTCACCGCGACAAACAAGCGCGAGATTGCGATCGAATACTAAAAACTCTGTACCAAGTTGCGGTTGCCATTCTAGCGAATCACTAAAGTTATTCAATCCGACGAGAATCGGTAAGGGATTGAGGCGCACCGGAGGAATAAAAAATACGAGATACTCGCCTGCTAAGACGAAATCATGCACGAGGGGAACGCCTTTGAGGGGAAATGTTGCGTGTTTCAAAATTCTGCCTGTAGCATCGCTTTTATAAAGGTTCAGCGTTGCATTCAAGCCAGGAGTAACACCAAAGTTAAAGATCTCTCCTGTTTGAGTATCAATTTTGGGGTGAGCAGAATAGGGTAAGTTATTTTCTAATTCTCCTAAATCGTCGCATCCCCAGGTTTGTAGTGTTTTCAAATCAAGCGCATATGGATTACCACCTTCCCATAGCGCCAACAGTTTATCAGGAAGTGCCAAAACAGATGTATTTGCGGCATTTTTGATTGGTTTAAACCATTGATTCCAGATTGGTCCTGGTGCCGTCATGCCATAGTTACCATAGAGGAATTGCCCTGCTGCGGCTTCCTCCTGATAACCTTGTGTTTGTACATAGCGATATAAGGCTGTAGCTTCAGTGTCAGTAAAGTTGACTGCGAGAATCGCACCATCGCCATCAAACCAGTGTCCCACGCGCGCTGTACCGCGTTCGAGTCGTGCAGGACCATTACGATATAGCGTACCGCGTAAATTCGCAGGAACCTTACCGGCGAGGATGGGTAAAGTCGTCAGCGAAAATTCTTTAGCAGGTTGTGCGATCGCTTTTGCCCAAGTTTGCGTCGCTGGTTTACTTGTTGTGTACATTCTTTAGCTTGTGTGCATACTGCGGTGACTTTCCCTAGGGTAGCAAGAATGCTCTTTCGCTCGTGGCTACTTGAGAATTACCTATACAAATCAGATATAAACTGTGAGAATTTGACATCATGTTCTAAGGCTATATTTATTAATTTAGATATTCTAAAACAGTATAGTAAATATGAACAAAGCACATTGGCACAGAGGAGTAGAAAAAAGCTTGATTTGGTACGTAAGAAATTGGGAATAATATATGTTTTAAGTAGTTTTTAAAAAACGTTGAATCATAAAAAACGCCAATTAAAATTTAGTTTATGAATGCTCTGATTCAAGAAGTAAAATCAAGTTTATTGCAATTGTTAGGGAATACTATTGAAGCACTTCCAGCATTTGCGGCAGCAATTATTATCCTTTTTCTGACACGTTATGCAGCAAATGTTACGCGCAGAATGACTCATGTGGCGACAAAGCGAATGGTTAAAAGTCAATCGTTGCGATCGCTTCTTATTCAGATTACTCATGTTGCAACTTGGGTAGCGGGTGTTCTCCTCGCGTGTGTCATTGCGTTTCCAGATTTGCGCTTGGGTGATATTATTGGTTTACTTGGCTTGAGTTCAGTCGCATTTGGTTTTGCTTTTCAAGATATTTTCAAAAATTTTCTGGCAGGGGTGTTGCTACTTTTAAATGAACCTTTTCGATTGGGAGATCAAATAATAGTGAATGGTTCAGAAGGAACGGTAGAAGATATTACGATTCGCTCGACTCAAATTAGAACTTATCAAGGAGAACGCGTACTTATTCCGAATGCGATCGTGTTTACAAGTTCGGTGCAGGTACTGACTGCAATGCCACACCGTCGAACTGATTTAGAGTTAGGCGTTGACTATAATACTGATTTAGCAAGTGCGATTGATTTGTTGCTTGAAACTGTTAAACAAGTCAAAGGTGTTTTACCAAGCCCATCACCAGAAGTTGATGCAGTTGCCTTTGGTGATAGTGCGATTGAGTTAGTAGTGCGTTACTGGAGTGCGCCGCAAAAAATTCAGGTACGCCAAACGAGAACGCGAGTGATTATTGCGCTAAAGCAAGCGTGCGATCAAGCGGGAATTAATATTCCTTATCCAATTCGGACGCTTTACTATTACAACCAAGAACAATTTAATGACCACTATCCAGCTAAAGATTGTGCTGATTCTCAAATCAATTAGTAGTAAGATTTTATGTGAAATTTTGCGCTTGAGTTGTCAATGGTTTTTAACTATGTTGATAGTTGACAAAGTCTTCCCACACTCTCTTCGCTGTCAACTGCTACGAGTCAGAGCGATCGCGGCTTGGTATGTCAGACTCTTAATCGCTTGGCGATCGCCCTTGAACTGTTGATATTCGATATTTTGTAGCTTAGTTAGAATTACTGTACGCTGTGGCTAAGCTGAGTTTGATATCAAATATTTTTTGAACAATGTCGGCTACAACTTTATCAGGAGTAGAAGCGCCAGAAGTGATACCAATCGCGATCGCGCCTTCTGGTAGCCAATTTTCTGCGACTGCTAATTCTCCGCTGAGTTGTCGGTGTTCTACCCTGTTACCTGGACCGATGCGATCGGCACTGTCGATATGATATGACGGAATCTCGCGTTCTACTGCAATTTCTTGCAAGTGCGTCGTGTTAGAAGAATTAAAGCCGCCAATCACAACCATTAAGTCTAGTTTTTCTTCGACTAGCTCAAACATCGCGTCTTGGCGTTCTTGCGTTGCATCGCAAATCGTGTTGAAGCTTTGAAAATGGTCGTTTAACTCAGTAGGACCATATTTTTTCAACATGGTGTGTTCAAAAAGTTTACCAATTTGCTCGGTTTCACTTTTAAGCATTGTTGTTTGATTAGCGATACCAACACGTTCTAAGTCACGATCGGGGTCGAATCCTGCGGAACAAGCGCGACCAAATTTCGCTAAAAATTCGTTTTTATCACCGCCATTAAGGATGTAATTGGCAACGTACTCAGCTTGTGCCAAATTCAAAACAATCAAGTATTTCCCAGCAAACGAACTCGTCGCTAGCGTTTCTTCGTGGTTGTATTTACCATGAATAATCGAGGTGTATTCGCCCTTTTTGTGCTTTTCTACAGTGTTCCAAACTTTAGAGACCCAAGGGCAAGTTGTATCAACAATTGTGCAGCCTTTGTCATTTAATAGTTGCATCTCCTGAACACTTGCACCAAAAGCCGGAAGAATAACAACATCTCCTGATTCAACAACCGAAAAGTCTTTTTTGCCGTCTTCTACCGAAATAAATCCGACTTGCATTTCGCGTAGGCGCTGATTCACTGAAGGATTGTGAATAATTTCGTTAGTAATCCAAATTCTTTCTTGAGGAAAGTGCTGACGAGTTTCATACGCCATCGCGACAGCCCGTTCGACACCCCAGCAAAAACCGAAGGCTTTCGCTAAATAAATCGTGACATCACCGCGTTGCAGCGTGTAGTTATTGTCGCGAATTTCCTGCACAAGATTGCTTTGATATTCTGATTGCAGCTGCGTGGCGACTTCAGCTTGATGTCCAAATCCTTTACGGTGGTAGTTTTCTGAATGTTGGAGCGATCGCTTAAAAGCTTTTGTATCCATGCAGGTGTTGCCTCGTACTCTGATGCTTCTCACACTCGATCATAAAATGCTTAGCTGCTAATTTGATGCTGTCGATAAAATACTGATGCTTGAAGTCAACAAAAAACCGCCGCAGATGTGCGACGGTTAAGAAATTATGGAGAAATGACAAGTAGGACGTTAACCAACATTAGTAAGTACTAGACACATCCCCAGGACGTCGTGTTGCACCATAAACACTAGGGTCAGCCATCCCGCTAGCATCGGCTTCTTTGAGGAAACCACTATACGCTTCCATTCCGTGTTCGCCAATATCCAGACCTTCGATTTCTTCTTGTGGTGTGACGCGAATTCCTAAAGTAGCCTTCAGGATATACCAGAAAATCGTTGTAATTAAAACAGTAAAGCCACCCACCGAGAGAACACCGATGATTTGCGGCAATAACGCTCCGAATCCGCCACCAAGCAACAAGCCACGTAACGGACCTGCACCTTCTTCGTAAAGATTCAACACTCCGCCAGGACCTTCGGCAAATAGACCAACCGCCAGCGTTCCCCAGATACCACAAACGAGGTGAACAGAGGTAGCACCCACAGGGTCATCAATGCGGATTTTGTCAAACCAAGTAACAGAGAAGACAACAATAATCCCCGCGATGAAACCGATAACAGCTGCCCAAGGCAAACTCACGTATGCACAAGCCGCAGTAATTCCTACCAATCCTGCCAAAATGCCGTTAATAATCATTGACAGGTCAGGCTTACCTAGGTATACCCAAGCAACGATTGTCGCCGCGATTCCACCTGTTGACGCTGCAATATTTGTTGTTAAGGCAATATGGGCAATACTGGGGCTAACTGCCATCGTCGAACCAGGGTTAAACCCAAACCAGCCTAACCACAGAATCAGACAACCCAACATCGCAATACTCATGTTGTGTCCTGGCATTGCGACCGAAACACCATCTTGGTATTTACCTAAACGGGGACCTAAGATCGCTGCTCCCATGAGCGCCGCCCAACCACCGACTGAGTGAACAACGGTTGAACCGGCAAAATCCCAAAAGCCAGCATCTGCAAGCCAACCGCCACCCCAAATCCAGTGACCTGTGATAGGATAGGCGATTCCTACAAGTAAAAGGCTAAAAATCAAAAAGTCAATAAACTTGATGCGCTCAGCAACGGCTCCAGAAACAATCGTTGCCGCAGTTCCAGCGAATACCAACTGGAACAAGAATTTTGCGCCTAAGGGTACGCCCGTCCAGTTTAAAGCGCTAAAAACGCCTTGGTACGCATCCCCTGTTGATGGGCTATTATCAGCACCTGTTAAAAACCAGCCGTTTGTACCAAAGAAAGCATTGCCGTCACCGAACATCAGCGCAAAGCCGATTGCCCAGAATGCAACCGTAGACAGCGCAAACACAATCAAGTTTTTCGCCAGAATGTTGACCGCGTTTTTCTGACGACAAAAGCCAGTTTCTAACATTCCGAAACCAGCGTTCATAAAGAAAACTAGAAACGCAGCTACACACACCCACAAGGTATCTAAGCCAACTCGGAGATCGAGTAAATCTTGGGTTGTTCGATCTGGACTTGCAGCAGGCGCATCTTGCGCAACAGCAGCATAGCCCCACGCTAAGACAATAAAAATTGACAGCGGAATGCAGGCTCGCCAGGTAGGAGATAGCCGCTTGATTGCTTTGTGCAACTGTGCAAAAAATGTATTTGTCCTTACCGAGGAGCTAGCGTACCGACTTGCTGATAATGGTCGCCTTTGATCTCTCCATCTTTTCTTTTGCTTTAATTTTAGCTTCATTCCTTGAACCGATCCTTCAACTGCGAAAACACATCCAAAGCTCTAATGTGATAGCTATTTATGCTTTTAGTTAAGCTGCACAAGCGGCACCAATAGATGTATTCAATCTATCAGTCTCCTTGCTCAAGCAGAGTTCAATAATTCCTGCCCCTGACTAGGTTACGAGATGAGTTCTCAGCAGAATTATTGATAGTTTTGAGACTTTGATTTTGTATTTTTTTAAGCTAGCAATCTGTATAATTAATTACAGTTACTCGCAGATTACTTTTGCTAGTTTGGAACAAAAACCAAAGCTTAGTAAACGTCCGCCAACAGCAGAAAAGCATAAAGAAACTAGGAAAAAGCAATTCTTTGTGTTCTTTATGTCAAAATTATGCAGAAAATGCATCGTTTTTGACTGATACGTTTTATTACAAATTAGATAAGTATTTTTGATAGCCTAGTTCGTCTAACTTGGCTTGCTTCTCCATCACCATTGTCGTTAAGCCGGCGCGGTACGCTTGCACTTGTTGCAATAGCGCCGGATTGTGCGTTGCGAGAATTTGCACCGCGAGTAATCCGGCATT
This window contains:
- a CDS encoding ammonium transporter, with product MKLKLKQKKRWRDQRRPLSASRYASSSVRTNTFFAQLHKAIKRLSPTWRACIPLSIFIVLAWGYAAVAQDAPAASPDRTTQDLLDLRVGLDTLWVCVAAFLVFFMNAGFGMLETGFCRQKNAVNILAKNLIVFALSTVAFWAIGFALMFGDGNAFFGTNGWFLTGADNSPSTGDAYQGVFSALNWTGVPLGAKFLFQLVFAGTAATIVSGAVAERIKFIDFLIFSLLLVGIAYPITGHWIWGGGWLADAGFWDFAGSTVVHSVGGWAALMGAAILGPRLGKYQDGVSVAMPGHNMSIAMLGCLILWLGWFGFNPGSTMAVSPSIAHIALTTNIAASTGGIAATIVAWVYLGKPDLSMIINGILAGLVGITAACAYVSLPWAAVIGFIAGIIVVFSVTWFDKIRIDDPVGATSVHLVCGIWGTLAVGLFAEGPGGVLNLYEEGAGPLRGLLLGGGFGALLPQIIGVLSVGGFTVLITTIFWYILKATLGIRVTPQEEIEGLDIGEHGMEAYSGFLKEADASGMADPSVYGATRRPGDVSSTY
- a CDS encoding carotenoid oxygenase family protein, whose amino-acid sequence is MYTTSKPATQTWAKAIAQPAKEFSLTTLPILAGKVPANLRGTLYRNGPARLERGTARVGHWFDGDGAILAVNFTDTEATALYRYVQTQGYQEEAAAGQFLYGNYGMTAPGPIWNQWFKPIKNAANTSVLALPDKLLALWEGGNPYALDLKTLQTWGCDDLGELENNLPYSAHPKIDTQTGEIFNFGVTPGLNATLNLYKSDATGRILKHATFPLKGVPLVHDFVLAGEYLVFFIPPVRLNPLPILVGLNNFSDSLEWQPQLGTEFLVFDRNLALVCRGETEAWYQWHFANGYVDDRGHIIVDVVRYEDFQTNQYLKEVATGETHTVAKSALWKICLDPRLGKVRVMQNILDRHCEFPVIPPHAVGKEPQQIYLSVHRPSIDPRKEMFGAIARFDYQIQTLAIADCGENRYPAEPIYAPDPENPDRGWIVTIVYDGNTDSSEVWIFGDRLTEPPICRLGLPSVVPMGFHGTWKPA
- a CDS encoding class I SAM-dependent RNA methyltransferase; the protein is MNSYFATVQRGLEPVAASELERLGAKEVRPDFTGVHFVGDRALLYRVNLWARTIFRVLVPIGEFDCPNSDILYQEIQKITWDEYLQPDRTLAVTCTGGNQKLNHTHFTALQVKNAIVDQQRRKSGQRSSVDVQNPDVAINVHIHQNRCTVSLDSSGTSLHRRGYRQAMGAAPLKETLAAALLDIVEWNTNLPFLDPLCGSGTLPIEAALKALNIAPGLFRQKFSLQNFPDFDPQLWQQLLAEAQKSRLAKLPAPIWGSDRDPNVLTQARSNAQRCGLEHQIRFAQTELSHLEAPADCGVLLCNPPYGERLGDIQELGTLYKLLGDVFKQRFKGWTAFVLTGNKELAKKVGLKASRRIPIYNGALACTLLKYELY
- a CDS encoding mechanosensitive ion channel family protein, whose protein sequence is MNALIQEVKSSLLQLLGNTIEALPAFAAAIIILFLTRYAANVTRRMTHVATKRMVKSQSLRSLLIQITHVATWVAGVLLACVIAFPDLRLGDIIGLLGLSSVAFGFAFQDIFKNFLAGVLLLLNEPFRLGDQIIVNGSEGTVEDITIRSTQIRTYQGERVLIPNAIVFTSSVQVLTAMPHRRTDLELGVDYNTDLASAIDLLLETVKQVKGVLPSPSPEVDAVAFGDSAIELVVRYWSAPQKIQVRQTRTRVIIALKQACDQAGINIPYPIRTLYYYNQEQFNDHYPAKDCADSQIN
- a CDS encoding 4-hydroxy-3-methylbut-2-enyl diphosphate reductase produces the protein MDTKAFKRSLQHSENYHRKGFGHQAEVATQLQSEYQSNLVQEIRDNNYTLQRGDVTIYLAKAFGFCWGVERAVAMAYETRQHFPQERIWITNEIIHNPSVNQRLREMQVGFISVEDGKKDFSVVESGDVVILPAFGASVQEMQLLNDKGCTIVDTTCPWVSKVWNTVEKHKKGEYTSIIHGKYNHEETLATSSFAGKYLIVLNLAQAEYVANYILNGGDKNEFLAKFGRACSAGFDPDRDLERVGIANQTTMLKSETEQIGKLFEHTMLKKYGPTELNDHFQSFNTICDATQERQDAMFELVEEKLDLMVVIGGFNSSNTTHLQEIAVEREIPSYHIDSADRIGPGNRVEHRQLSGELAVAENWLPEGAIAIGITSGASTPDKVVADIVQKIFDIKLSLATAYSNSN
- the hemJ gene encoding protoporphyrinogen oxidase HemJ, with the protein product MAYYWFKAFHLVGIVVWFAGLFYLVRLFIYHVEANEQPEPAQTILKNQYQLMEKRLYNIITTPGMLVTVAMAIGLISTEPEVLKQGWLHIKLLFVVLLIGYHHYCSRLMKQLAKNECRWSSQQLRALNEAPTVFLVAIVLLAVFKNNLPTDITAWGILAMIVAMAATIQLYARKRRLDKEKLMTQPQE